The following are encoded together in the Chaetodon trifascialis isolate fChaTrf1 chromosome 3, fChaTrf1.hap1, whole genome shotgun sequence genome:
- the LOC139328567 gene encoding G-protein coupled receptor 61-like gives MEPMWNSSHPPPQLMSNVSASSLPEGWALSQSLALLAMLLMDLLAVVGNVAVMAVIAKAPQLHKFAFVFHLCVVDLLAALVLMPLGMLSSRAFFGEALCRSYLFLSVCLVSAAILSISVINVERYYYIIHPMRYEVKMTVGLVASVLVGIWVKALAMSALPLLAWFLQGGRIPLLESSGVGGGGVGAVPSPPAQGHRRCSLHWTGGGSNRLAFMVLFTLVYFLCPLLVILVVYCNMFKVARVAAMQHGPLPTWMDTPRRQRSESLSSRSTMVTSSGTGTGTGRATPQRPFGGGKAAAVLAAVGGQFLCCWLPYFTFHLYSALAASPPATLASLEEVVTWIGYFCFTSNPFFYGCLNRQIREELGKHLPCLFRRAGVEMEDRLPSREGSIEENFLQFLQGTGCNLDPQNSHSTSSPKGEACCPVAQSQPLEPVQPIPIDFRIPGQIAEETSEFTESEQPKNNHIYTDN, from the coding sequence ATGGAGCCAATGTGGAACTCCTCCCACCCACCTCCACAGCTCATGTCCAAtgtgtctgcctcctctctgcctgagGGCTGGGCTCTGTCCCAGTCGCTAGCCCTGCTGGCCATGCTGCTCATGGATCTGCTGGCTGTGGTGGGTAATGTGGCTGTCATGGCGGTCATTGCCAAGGCCCCACAGCTCCACAAGTTTGCCTTTGTCTTCCACCTGTGCGTGGTGGACCTGCTGGCAGCCCTGGTGCTGATGCCCCTTGGCATGCTCTCAAGCCGAGCCTTCTTTGGGGAGGCCCTGTGCCGGAGCTACCTCTTTCTCAGTGTGTGCCTGGTTAGTGCTGCCATCCTCTCTATCTCCGTCATCAATGTGGAGCGTTACTACTACATCATACACCCTATGCGCTATGAAGTAAAGATGACTGTCGGTCTGGTGGCATCAGTGCTGGTGGGGATTTGGGTCAAAGCCCTGGCCATGTCTGCTCTGCCGTTGCTCGCTTGGTTCCTACAAGGTGGAAGAATTCCTCTTCTGGAGAGTAGTGGGGTtgggggaggaggagtaggGGCTGTTCCATCTCCCCCTGCTCAGGGTCACAGGCGCTGCTCACTACATTGGACAGGAGGAGGGTCAAACCGCTTGGCCTTCATGGTCCTGTTTACTCTGGTGTATTTCCTCTGTCCACTACTGGTTATTCTTGTTGTGTACTGCAATATGTTCAAAGTGGCTCGGGTAGCAGCCATGCAACACGGGCCTCTGCCCACCTGGATGGACACTCCTCGGCGGCAGCGTTCAGAATCGCTCAGCAGCCGTTCCACGATGGTAACCAGCTCTGGGACGGGGACTGGGACAGGCAGAGCGACCCCACAGCGGCCCTTTGGAGGCGGAAAGGCTGCAGCAGTGTTAGCAGCAGTAGGTGGGCAATTCCTTTGTTGCTGGCTGCCCTACTTTACTTTCCACCTGTATTCAGCACTGGCTGCCAGCCCTCCAGCTACATTAGCTTCTTTGGAGGAGGTGGTCACATGGATTGGCTACTTCTGCTTCACCTCCAATCCCTTCTTCTATGGTTGTCTCAACCGACAGATCCGGGAGGAGCTGGGCAAGCATCTGCCTTGTCTGTTTCGTCGAGCAGGGGTTGAGATGGAGGACAGACTGCCCAGCCGTGAAGGATCTATAGAGGAGAATTTCCTTCAGTTTCTTCAGGGCACTGGCTGCAACTTGGATCCTCAAAACTCTCACAGCACCTCCAGTCCTAAAGGGGAGGCCTGCTGCCCTGTGGCTCAGTCCCAGCCACTGGAGCCAGTGCAGCCCATACCGATTGATTTCCGCATCCCTGGACAAATTGCAGAAGAGACTTCAGAATTTACTGAGAGTGAACAGCCGAAAAACAACCATATATATACAGACAATTAA
- the LOC139329573 gene encoding amphoterin-induced protein 1-like — protein sequence MGGSLWVSHRASEAVIRRRSFLAVLPLALLLPTMRVSAQFIGSPLDCHKTCVCASNIISCSKMNLTNVPTALPKYTAVLDLSFNFITRLRAEWTPVKLSRLHSLLLSHNGLNFLSSEAFVYVTKIRYLDLSSNCLRQLDEYIFEPLEHLEVLLLYKNCISQIDRSAFSGLINLQRLYLSHNQISRFPLELVKDRSRLETLRLLDVSSNRIKTLHLHELQALPAWIKNGLYFHNNSLPCSCELYDMVAHWNLKELSSVTDFKLSHTCVLPGPQKNKMAILDLDKVYLNCSEVRIMDEEAYLEQFLVLDCDTKQKDMKKSWVLPGDIPLSAAYETAVMRPDGSLQIGPLKTEDSGVYSCYATSDSFNETVYVTVVVFNSTMRGGLENLKTAYTTLVACLVSVVMVLIYLYLTPCRCPCCPGQGLEKNDPGDSLHSSTVSISHDETRQERMEDGGFPYRHVAFLEHKDQLEQNGRLNPIGEEDEEWQGDSTERRRSDAESVSSDTPMVV from the coding sequence ATGGGGGGGTCGCTCTGGGTTTCCCACCGTGCCTCTGAAGCAGTGATCAGAAGAAGGAGCTTCCTCGCAGTCCTGCCTCTGGCTTTATTGTTGCCAACAATGAGAGTCAGTGCGCAGTTTATTGGAAGCCCTCTGGACTGCCACAAGACTTGTGTGTGCGCCAGTAACATCATCAGCTGTTCTAAGATGAATCTAACCAACGTTCCCACTGCTCTTCCAAAATATACAGCTGTTCTGGATCTCAGCTTCAACTTCATCACCAGGCTACGTGCAGAGTGGACCCCTGTCAAACTCAGCAGACTGCACAgtctgctgctcagccacaACGGCCTcaacttcctctcctctgaggcGTTTGTGTATGTGACGAAGATTCGTTACCTGGACCTGTCCTCTAATTGTCTCCGCCAGCTGGACGAGTACATTTTTGAGCCGCTGGAGCACCTGGAGGTGCTGCTGCTTTATAAAAACTGCATCTCTCAGATAGATCGCTCTGCCTTCTCTGGCCTCATCAACCTGCAGAGGCTCTACCTGAGCCACAACCAGATCTCACGCTTCCCCTTAGAGCTGGTGAAGGACCGGAGCCGGCTGGAAACTCTCAGGCTGCTGGATGTGTCCTCCAACCGAATCAAAACGCTGCACCTCCATGAGCTTCAGGCTCTGCCCGCCTGGATCAAGAATGGCCTGTACTTCCACAACAACTCTCTGCCCTGCAGCTGTGAGCTGTACGACATGGTGGCACACTGGAACCTCAAGGAGCTCAGCTCTGTCACTGACTTCAAGCTCAGCCACACTTGTGTTTTACCAGGCCCACAGAAGAACAAAATGGCCATCCTGGATCTGGACAAGGTCTATTTGAACTGCAGTGAGGTCAGAATTATGGATGAAGAAGCATATCTGGAGCAGTTCCTGGTCCTGGACTGTGACACCAAGCAGAAGGACATGAAGAAGAGCTGGGTGCTGCCTGGAGACATCCCCTTGTCTGCAGCATACGAGACTGCTGTGATGCGTCCTGACGGCAGCCTCCAGATTGGGCCCCTGAAAACCGAGGACTCAGGAGTCTACAGCTGCTACGCCACCAGTGACTCCTTCAATGAGACGGTGTATGTGACTGTAGTGGTGTTTAATTCCACCATGAGAGGTGGACTGGAGAACCTAAAAACGGCCTACACCACCCTCGTAGCATGTCTGGTCAGTGTCGTGATGGTTCTCATCTACCTCTATCTCACACCCTGTCGCTGCCCTTGTTGTCCAGGTCAGGGCCTGGAGAAAAATGACCCCGGAgacagcctccactcttcaaCTGTCAGCATCTCACACGATGAGACACGGCAAGAAAGAATGGAAGACGGCGGCTTTCCTTACAGACACGTGGCCTTCCTGGAACACAAGGACCAGCTGGAGCAGAACGGGCGGTTGAACCCGATAGGCGAGGAAGACGAAGAGTGGCAGGGGGACAGCACGGAGAGAAGGAGGTCTGACGCAGAGTCTGTCAGCTCCGATACCCCCATGGTGGTGTAA